A part of Nesterenkonia lutea genomic DNA contains:
- a CDS encoding carbohydrate-binding domain-containing protein translates to MNTSASRPRGTRIFMATAATVSTLSLLVGCAQPTTESAESGSSTTLEETTPASTTEDSSAAQNVEAAMAENHDYWTADDPADPEAEEQALTLDGDDAAAESEAVRIEDSTVTITQAGTYRISGSLDGQLIVDAAAEDQVTLILDDATLTNDAGPAILLASADGVRIELADGSINSVTDAESYAEGAEEDAAIFADTDLQITGSGALEVTGRGADGIATKKDLVIDSGEITISAAGHGLRGKDALVVNGGTLTVDAGGDALRSNDADDADRGYVLITAGTLNLTAEQDGIDAASDLLISGGTLTTVSGGGASVAAVEDISSKGLKAGALLVVDGGEATVDSADDALHSDGSIQLSAGTITAATGDDGVHAEHTLTIDGATVTVSESYEGLEASYLFIEDGEIDVTSSDDGLNASFNAESEAADDAETAESGETTDMTQQDQPEMGAGMGGDMGDDGSELIISGGTLTVDAEGDGVDSNGLLQFTGGTTAVFGTTRGGNGAFDANGEFSIDGGTVVGTSVGSMEQTPASGEQGWFAATATGTAGEAASVIDASAEELGSITPTKDYGYVFYSDVSVTSGDTYSVDTAQGTTEAIAGEAPAGGMGAGMGGGMPGGTTGGPEAIAPGETGFEQ, encoded by the coding sequence ATGAACACCTCAGCTTCACGCCCCCGCGGCACCCGCATCTTCATGGCCACCGCCGCCACGGTGAGCACTCTCTCTCTGCTGGTCGGCTGCGCCCAGCCCACCACCGAGAGCGCGGAATCCGGCTCCTCGACCACGCTGGAGGAGACCACCCCGGCCTCCACCACCGAGGACAGCTCGGCCGCCCAGAACGTGGAGGCTGCCATGGCAGAGAACCACGATTACTGGACCGCCGATGACCCAGCCGATCCCGAGGCTGAGGAGCAGGCCCTCACACTGGACGGGGACGATGCCGCCGCGGAGAGCGAGGCGGTGAGGATCGAGGACAGCACCGTGACGATCACGCAGGCCGGCACCTATCGAATCTCCGGCAGCCTGGACGGCCAGCTCATCGTGGACGCCGCGGCGGAGGACCAGGTCACCCTGATCCTCGACGACGCGACCCTCACCAACGACGCCGGCCCGGCCATCCTGCTCGCCAGCGCCGACGGGGTGAGGATCGAGCTCGCCGATGGCTCGATCAACTCCGTGACCGATGCCGAGTCCTATGCCGAGGGCGCCGAGGAGGACGCCGCGATCTTCGCCGACACCGATCTGCAGATCACCGGCAGCGGAGCTCTCGAGGTCACCGGCCGAGGCGCGGACGGCATCGCCACCAAGAAGGACCTGGTGATCGACTCCGGAGAGATTACGATCAGCGCAGCGGGTCATGGACTGCGCGGAAAGGACGCGCTCGTCGTCAACGGCGGCACGCTCACCGTGGACGCCGGCGGTGACGCGCTGCGGTCCAATGATGCGGACGACGCCGACCGCGGCTACGTGCTCATCACCGCCGGCACCCTGAACCTGACAGCGGAGCAGGACGGCATCGATGCAGCCTCGGATCTGTTGATCAGCGGAGGCACCCTCACCACCGTCTCCGGCGGCGGTGCCTCTGTGGCTGCGGTGGAGGACATCTCGTCCAAGGGGCTCAAGGCCGGCGCGCTGCTGGTGGTCGATGGCGGCGAGGCCACCGTTGACTCCGCCGACGACGCGCTGCACTCCGATGGCTCGATCCAGCTCAGCGCCGGCACCATCACCGCAGCCACCGGTGATGACGGTGTCCACGCCGAGCACACGCTGACCATCGACGGCGCGACCGTCACCGTCAGCGAGTCCTACGAGGGTCTCGAGGCCAGTTACCTGTTCATCGAGGACGGCGAAATCGACGTCACCTCCAGCGATGACGGACTCAACGCCTCCTTCAACGCAGAATCAGAAGCCGCCGATGATGCCGAGACTGCTGAGAGTGGCGAGACCACCGACATGACTCAGCAGGACCAGCCTGAGATGGGCGCGGGAATGGGTGGCGACATGGGCGACGATGGCTCGGAGCTGATCATCAGCGGAGGCACCCTGACAGTGGATGCCGAAGGCGACGGTGTGGACTCCAACGGTCTGCTGCAGTTCACCGGCGGCACCACCGCGGTCTTCGGCACCACGCGCGGTGGAAACGGCGCGTTCGACGCCAACGGCGAGTTCAGCATCGACGGAGGCACGGTGGTGGGAACCTCGGTGGGCAGCATGGAACAGACCCCGGCCTCGGGCGAGCAGGGCTGGTTCGCGGCCACCGCCACGGGCACCGCCGGGGAAGCAGCCTCGGTGATCGACGCCTCCGCGGAGGAGCTGGGAAGCATCACCCCGACCAAGGACTACGGCTACGTCTTCTACAGCGATGTATCAGTCACCTCCGGAGACACCTACAGCGTGGACACTGCTCAGGGCACGACCGAGGCCATCGCCGGTGAGGCCCCGGCGGGCGGCATGGGCGCAGGCATGGGCGGTGGCATGCCCGGGGGGACAACCGGAGGCCCCGAAGCCATCGCGCCCGGTGAGACCGGGTTCGAGCAGTAG
- a CDS encoding response regulator transcription factor, translating into MDPHTPTHPDGTPIRVLVVDDAPMLSELLAMAAKSEGWEPHTAGDGQEGLKAVREVRPDVVVLDVMMPGVDGIEMVTRLRTQGNQVPVLFLTAKDDVSDRIAGLSAGGDDYVTKPFSLEEVIVRLRGMIRRHVLTTGPADPVMVVGDLALNEETYEVSRAGAPIELTATEFSLLRYLMENPRTVLSKSQILDRVWEYDFGGRASVVELYISYLRKKIDVLGPPMIHTFRGVGYSIRAADE; encoded by the coding sequence ATGGATCCGCACACCCCGACGCACCCGGATGGCACCCCCATCCGGGTGCTGGTCGTCGACGACGCACCGATGCTCAGCGAGCTGCTCGCCATGGCTGCGAAGTCCGAGGGTTGGGAGCCGCACACTGCCGGTGATGGGCAGGAGGGCCTGAAGGCCGTCCGTGAGGTGCGTCCCGACGTCGTCGTCCTGGATGTGATGATGCCAGGGGTCGACGGGATCGAAATGGTGACCCGGCTGCGCACGCAGGGCAACCAGGTCCCGGTGCTGTTCCTGACCGCCAAGGACGACGTCTCGGACCGGATCGCGGGGCTCAGCGCCGGAGGAGACGACTACGTCACCAAACCGTTCAGTCTGGAAGAGGTGATCGTCCGGCTGCGCGGGATGATCCGCCGCCATGTGCTCACCACGGGCCCGGCGGACCCGGTCATGGTGGTCGGTGACCTGGCGCTCAATGAGGAGACCTACGAGGTCTCCCGCGCCGGCGCGCCCATCGAGCTCACCGCCACCGAGTTCTCGCTGCTGCGCTATCTGATGGAGAACCCGCGGACCGTGCTGAGCAAGTCTCAGATCCTGGACCGGGTCTGGGAGTACGATTTCGGCGGCCGGGCGAGCGTGGTGGAGCTCTACATCTCCTATCTGCGCAAGAAGATCGACGTGCTGGGCCCGCCCATGATCCACACCTTCCGCGGGGTCGGCTATTCCATCCGGGCAGCTGATGAGTGA
- a CDS encoding sensor histidine kinase codes for MSERLSTLIRVSEWPLRRQLAASIVVLLILAVVIIGSVSVSMQRQSLLDRLDDQLRVSLDISTNNLGEAQSQGVFGGPEQGPGPQGPPEEPEGFSPDDLGPGPQRGTVTLVILDEEAQVAQLVEEGSGAVVELSPEQISALDAAGGTAEDPVEVDLEEQGSYRVATEQVLTDGAEATVIVGESLAEVHQTVRDQVLIFSLVALATIALALVGALMLIRLGLRPLDRLASAATRVAQTPLSSGTVQLSERLPAADTRAHTETGQVGAAFNTMLDHVESSLHVRQEGEERLRRFVADASHELRTPLASVSGYAELASRVRQPLPETVERSLQRIGSESARMAVMVEDLLLLARLDSGAPLRRETVALAGVVVDACADAQVIGPDHRWVMELEEDAAEILVDGDGHRLHQVMTNLLTNARTHTSAGTTVTVRLGTSGDAHAVIQVEDDGPGIPEQLQERLFDRFVRGDGSRSRTAGSTGLGMSIVQAIVEAHSGRVDVDSVPGRTLFTVKIPLRNEPSPR; via the coding sequence ATGAGTGAGCGACTGAGCACGCTGATCCGGGTGAGCGAATGGCCGCTGCGCCGACAGCTGGCCGCCAGCATCGTAGTCCTGCTGATCCTGGCAGTGGTGATCATCGGCAGTGTCAGCGTGAGCATGCAGCGGCAGAGCCTGCTGGATCGCCTGGACGATCAGCTGCGCGTCTCGCTGGACATCTCCACGAACAATCTCGGTGAGGCCCAGTCTCAGGGGGTCTTCGGTGGACCCGAGCAGGGACCCGGGCCCCAGGGACCACCGGAGGAACCGGAAGGGTTCTCCCCCGATGACCTCGGCCCCGGACCTCAGCGCGGCACCGTCACCCTGGTGATCCTCGACGAGGAGGCCCAGGTCGCTCAGCTCGTGGAAGAAGGCAGCGGCGCAGTCGTCGAACTGTCTCCGGAACAGATCAGCGCCCTCGACGCTGCGGGCGGCACCGCCGAGGATCCGGTGGAGGTGGACCTGGAGGAACAGGGTTCCTACCGGGTGGCCACCGAACAGGTCCTCACCGACGGCGCCGAGGCCACCGTCATCGTCGGAGAGTCGCTCGCCGAGGTGCATCAGACAGTCAGGGATCAGGTCCTGATCTTTTCGCTGGTCGCCCTGGCCACCATCGCCCTGGCTCTGGTGGGCGCGCTGATGCTGATCCGGCTGGGGCTGCGCCCGCTGGACCGGCTGGCCAGTGCCGCGACCAGGGTGGCGCAGACGCCGCTGTCCTCCGGGACGGTCCAGCTGAGCGAGCGGCTCCCCGCCGCCGACACCCGCGCGCATACCGAGACCGGGCAGGTCGGTGCGGCTTTCAACACCATGCTCGATCATGTGGAGAGTTCGCTCCACGTCCGGCAGGAGGGCGAAGAGCGGCTCCGCCGGTTCGTCGCCGATGCCAGCCACGAGCTGCGGACTCCGCTGGCCTCAGTCAGCGGCTACGCGGAGCTCGCCTCCCGGGTCAGGCAGCCGCTGCCAGAAACGGTCGAGCGTTCTCTGCAGCGCATCGGGTCCGAATCAGCACGGATGGCCGTCATGGTGGAGGACCTGCTGCTGCTGGCCCGGCTGGACTCCGGTGCCCCGCTGCGCCGAGAGACCGTGGCGCTGGCCGGGGTGGTCGTCGACGCCTGTGCGGACGCTCAGGTCATCGGTCCCGATCACCGATGGGTGATGGAGCTGGAGGAGGATGCCGCAGAGATCCTGGTGGACGGGGACGGGCACCGGCTGCACCAGGTGATGACCAATCTGCTGACCAACGCGCGCACCCATACGTCTGCCGGGACCACGGTGACGGTCAGACTCGGCACCTCCGGCGATGCTCATGCTGTGATCCAGGTGGAGGACGACGGACCAGGAATCCCGGAACAGCTGCAGGAACGGCTCTTCGATCGATTCGTCCGCGGTGACGGTTCCCGCTCCCGAACAGCGGGCAGCACCGGGCTGGGGATGTCTATCGTGCAGGCGATCGTCGAGGCCCATTCCGGGCGGGTGGATGTGGACAGCGTTCCAGGGCGGACCCTGTTCACGGTCAAGATTCCGCTGCGAAACGAACCCTCGCCACGCTGA
- a CDS encoding DUF2243 domain-containing protein produces MKGPTHTRLDRRTVISGVLFGSGIAASIIDLFIFHLALQWHHFYDLLTTEVALTADGFFHAFGWFITVWGLFLLADIRRRTEVPWTRWSGAVITGVGFFQLLDGVVSHKILGIHQIRYGVDLLLYDVVWIGSAVLLLLIGVLMLHRTRPARVPA; encoded by the coding sequence GTGAAGGGACCGACGCACACGAGGCTGGACCGGCGCACCGTGATCTCCGGTGTGCTCTTCGGCTCCGGGATCGCCGCCTCCATCATCGACCTGTTCATCTTTCACCTGGCCCTGCAGTGGCACCACTTCTATGACCTCCTCACCACTGAGGTGGCGCTGACCGCCGACGGCTTCTTTCATGCCTTCGGCTGGTTCATCACCGTCTGGGGCCTGTTCCTGCTCGCGGACATCCGCCGCCGCACCGAGGTGCCATGGACGCGCTGGAGCGGCGCGGTCATCACCGGAGTGGGCTTCTTCCAGCTGCTCGACGGGGTGGTCAGCCACAAGATCCTAGGCATCCACCAGATCCGGTACGGGGTGGATCTGCTGCTCTACGACGTGGTCTGGATCGGCTCGGCTGTTCTGCTTCTGCTGATCGGGGTCCTCATGCTGCACCGCACACGTCCAGCGCGCGTGCCTGCCTGA
- a CDS encoding cytochrome c oxidase assembly protein yields MDHREGHHHTGEGALPAEEMLGWAVFDVVVLLVLLAGALGYVLALWAARERSPWARHRTFFWHLGLACAAAGLLGPVATAAHSSFTAHMLGHLLLGMLAPLLLVLGAPVTLALRALPPAAARRLSRVLRSPVVRVLTHPVIAAAVNAGGLWLLYTTELYPLMHSSAVVHALVHGHILLTGYIFTASIIGVDPDPHRASMKLRSVMLILFIAAHSILAKWLYAHPPQGVEVGDGQSGAQLMYYGGDAVDIVLIVLLFAGWYSATRPRGLDAAGVRGR; encoded by the coding sequence GTGGATCATCGAGAGGGCCATCACCACACCGGCGAGGGCGCTCTGCCGGCGGAGGAGATGCTGGGGTGGGCGGTCTTCGACGTCGTCGTGCTGCTGGTTCTGCTGGCCGGCGCGCTCGGCTACGTGCTGGCCCTCTGGGCCGCCCGGGAACGCAGCCCCTGGGCGCGTCACCGCACCTTCTTCTGGCACCTCGGTCTCGCCTGCGCCGCCGCCGGGCTTCTCGGTCCCGTCGCGACTGCCGCGCACTCCAGCTTCACCGCCCATATGCTCGGGCACCTGCTGCTGGGCATGCTCGCTCCCCTGCTGCTGGTGCTCGGGGCACCGGTCACCCTGGCGCTGCGCGCGCTGCCCCCTGCAGCCGCACGCAGGCTGAGCCGGGTTCTGCGCAGTCCAGTCGTTCGCGTGCTCACCCACCCGGTGATCGCGGCGGCCGTGAACGCCGGGGGGCTCTGGCTGCTCTACACCACCGAGCTCTATCCGCTCATGCATTCCTCCGCTGTGGTCCATGCGCTGGTGCACGGGCACATCCTTCTGACGGGGTACATCTTCACTGCCTCGATCATCGGCGTCGATCCCGATCCACACCGTGCGTCGATGAAGCTGCGTTCAGTGATGCTGATCCTGTTCATCGCAGCGCATTCAATCCTGGCCAAATGGCTCTACGCGCACCCGCCGCAGGGCGTCGAGGTCGGTGACGGACAGTCAGGAGCGCAGCTGATGTACTACGGCGGGGACGCCGTGGACATCGTGCTGATAGTCCTGCTCTTCGCCGGGTGGTATTCCGCCACCCGCCCTCGGGGACTGGATGCTGCGGGTGTCAGAGGGCGATGA
- a CDS encoding class I SAM-dependent methyltransferase, protein MTDPNPKDFWENRYAGAERVWSGRVNATLSSLVADLPAGRSLDLGCGEGGDVLWLAGRGWEALGVDISATAVARARSHAEVEDFAPGSAEFLVGELPEGMPAGPFDLITASFLQSPVALDRTEILRAAAQRVSIGGRLLVVSHATAPPWSEHKHGPEEMPTLDGDLQALHPRAEWELEVGELRERSAVGPDGQEASLEDLVILARRLH, encoded by the coding sequence GTGACTGACCCGAATCCGAAGGACTTCTGGGAGAACCGCTACGCCGGTGCGGAGCGAGTGTGGTCTGGCCGGGTCAATGCCACACTGAGTTCGCTGGTCGCCGATCTCCCTGCCGGTCGGTCACTGGATCTGGGCTGTGGCGAAGGCGGCGATGTCCTGTGGCTGGCGGGCCGCGGGTGGGAGGCCCTGGGGGTCGACATCTCCGCGACCGCCGTGGCCCGAGCACGCTCCCACGCGGAGGTGGAGGACTTCGCCCCCGGCAGCGCGGAGTTCCTCGTCGGGGAGCTTCCCGAGGGCATGCCCGCAGGACCGTTCGATCTGATCACGGCTTCCTTCCTGCAGTCACCGGTGGCGCTGGATCGAACGGAGATCCTGCGCGCCGCAGCGCAGCGTGTGTCGATCGGCGGTCGTCTGCTGGTGGTCTCGCACGCGACGGCACCGCCGTGGTCCGAGCACAAGCATGGTCCCGAGGAGATGCCCACGCTTGACGGCGATCTTCAGGCGCTGCATCCCCGCGCTGAATGGGAGCTGGAGGTCGGAGAGCTGCGGGAGCGATCCGCCGTCGGACCTGACGGCCAGGAGGCGAGTCTGGAGGACCTGGTCATCCTTGCCAGGAGGTTGCACTGA
- a CDS encoding SdpI family protein, with amino-acid sequence MILGIILISAGVLTVALGIACRDGRLPMNGFVGIRIPSTMSDDETWTRSHQAAWRWIAIAGAGPGVSGIAVLALGDESGVWAMAGTVWLLVFIIGASVVASRVARTRSSDL; translated from the coding sequence ATGATTCTCGGAATCATCCTGATCTCCGCGGGAGTGCTGACCGTGGCCCTGGGCATCGCCTGCCGAGATGGGCGCCTGCCGATGAACGGGTTCGTCGGCATCCGCATCCCCTCCACGATGAGCGACGACGAGACCTGGACCCGATCTCACCAGGCGGCCTGGCGCTGGATCGCCATCGCCGGGGCAGGGCCCGGAGTCTCGGGGATCGCCGTGCTCGCCCTGGGTGACGAGAGCGGCGTATGGGCGATGGCTGGAACGGTGTGGCTGCTGGTCTTCATCATCGGAGCCTCCGTGGTGGCCTCCCGCGTGGCCAGGACCAGGAGTTCAGACCTCTGA
- the map gene encoding type I methionyl aminopeptidase: MIEILNASGLARAQTTGTLVADILQTMKRRATVGTNLLEIDQWTKEMILEARATSCYVGYEPSFGRGPFGHYICTSVNDAVLHGRPHDYTLGDGDLLTLDLAVSLNGVVADSAISFLVGESAQPESEAMIDATERALAAGIAAAGPGARIGDLSHAIGAVLSEAGYPINTEFGGHGLGSTMHQDPHIVNTGRPGRGYRLQPGLLLALEPWIMADTDELVTAEDGWTLKSATGCRTAHSEHTIAITEEGADILTLPTSSLAGSEV, translated from the coding sequence ATGATCGAAATCCTGAACGCCTCCGGGCTCGCCCGGGCGCAGACCACCGGCACGCTGGTCGCCGACATCCTGCAGACCATGAAGCGGCGCGCCACCGTGGGCACCAACCTGCTGGAGATCGACCAGTGGACCAAGGAGATGATCCTCGAAGCCCGCGCCACCTCCTGCTATGTGGGCTATGAGCCCTCTTTCGGACGCGGACCCTTCGGGCACTACATCTGCACCTCGGTCAATGACGCTGTGCTCCACGGCAGACCGCACGACTACACCCTCGGCGACGGCGACCTGCTCACCCTGGATCTCGCGGTCTCGCTGAACGGGGTCGTCGCGGATTCGGCGATCAGCTTCCTCGTGGGGGAATCCGCACAGCCGGAGAGCGAGGCCATGATCGACGCCACGGAGCGTGCTCTGGCTGCCGGGATCGCCGCCGCGGGGCCGGGTGCTCGCATCGGGGACCTCTCGCATGCGATAGGCGCCGTGCTCAGTGAGGCGGGCTACCCGATCAACACCGAGTTCGGTGGTCACGGCCTGGGTTCGACCATGCACCAGGACCCGCACATCGTGAACACCGGGCGCCCGGGGCGCGGATACCGGCTCCAACCCGGGCTGCTGCTCGCCCTGGAGCCCTGGATCATGGCGGACACGGACGAACTCGTCACGGCGGAAGACGGGTGGACGCTCAAGAGCGCGACCGGGTGCCGGACAGCGCACAGCGAGCACACGATCGCGATCACCGAGGAGGGCGCTGACATCCTCACCCTGCCGACGTCGAGCCTAGCGGGTTCAGAGGTCTGA
- a CDS encoding IS481 family transposase, with the protein MNHNSRLTPHGRFLLVQRVADGQPAAHVAKELGISRTAAYRWLRRYREEGPTGLVDRSSRPRRSPGATTPQRVQQVLHARQHHREGPADLSVRTGVPARTISRIIARAGWPRLWELDPITGARIRAGRATERRYEHAGPGDLLHVDVKKIGRIPDGGGWRADPGQTREVHNTGRQRVGFDYIHVAVDDHSRLAYAEALPDETGQTCADFLARAAVFMAAHGAPVKRVMTDNAMAYTRSRAFQSVLGRLGAKHLRTKPRHPWQNGKAERFNRTLQEGWAYRCRYTSTADRTAALGPWLDFYNHLRRHSALGGHPPITRCQQARG; encoded by the coding sequence CTGAACCACAACTCCCGGCTGACCCCGCATGGCCGATTTCTGCTGGTCCAACGTGTCGCTGATGGCCAGCCAGCAGCCCACGTCGCGAAGGAACTCGGCATCTCGCGCACTGCGGCCTACCGGTGGCTGCGCCGCTACCGCGAAGAGGGCCCCACCGGCCTGGTCGACCGGTCTTCTCGACCACGACGCAGCCCCGGCGCCACCACACCGCAGAGGGTTCAGCAGGTGCTCCACGCACGCCAGCACCACCGGGAAGGCCCCGCAGACCTCTCCGTGCGCACAGGGGTACCGGCCCGCACGATCTCGCGAATCATCGCCCGCGCCGGGTGGCCCCGGCTCTGGGAGCTGGACCCGATCACCGGCGCCAGGATCCGAGCAGGTCGAGCCACCGAACGCCGCTACGAACATGCCGGCCCTGGGGATCTGCTGCATGTGGATGTGAAGAAGATCGGACGCATCCCCGACGGTGGCGGATGGCGAGCAGACCCAGGCCAGACGCGCGAAGTCCACAACACCGGGCGACAGCGGGTGGGTTTCGACTACATCCACGTGGCCGTCGATGATCACTCCCGGCTCGCCTACGCCGAGGCGCTGCCCGATGAGACAGGGCAGACCTGTGCCGACTTCCTGGCCCGGGCGGCGGTGTTCATGGCCGCTCACGGGGCCCCGGTGAAACGAGTGATGACCGATAACGCGATGGCCTATACCCGGTCCCGAGCATTCCAGTCAGTGCTGGGGCGGCTCGGAGCGAAGCATCTGCGGACCAAGCCGAGGCATCCGTGGCAGAACGGAAAGGCGGAGCGGTTCAACCGGACCTTGCAGGAGGGGTGGGCCTATCGGTGCCGCTACACCTCGACAGCTGATCGGACGGCGGCTCTGGGGCCGTGGTTAGACTTCTATAACCACCTGCGCCGACACAGCGCCCTCGGAGGTCATCCGCCCATCACTCGCTGTCAACAAGCTCGTGGCTGA
- a CDS encoding SRPBCC domain-containing protein, with protein sequence MSPVTIVHDTVQVSRSIRIPLDKAWAAYQDTARRAEWGVPAGEQMVYSRDQLTRGGLTEYRCGTPGELQYHVRGEYLVVEPESLVVHTETVTTGDELLSSSLVTWEFRENLDGSLVSITNQVTSFVGQEMIDGTRNGHSIALNQLATLLEN encoded by the coding sequence ATGTCCCCGGTCACGATTGTTCACGACACCGTCCAAGTATCCCGCTCAATACGAATCCCCCTCGATAAGGCGTGGGCGGCCTACCAAGACACCGCACGACGAGCTGAATGGGGGGTCCCGGCCGGTGAGCAGATGGTCTACTCCCGCGACCAACTGACACGCGGTGGCCTCACAGAGTACCGGTGTGGGACTCCTGGCGAACTCCAGTACCACGTCCGAGGGGAATACCTCGTGGTCGAGCCAGAGTCCTTGGTGGTACATACGGAAACCGTCACGACCGGCGATGAACTACTCTCTAGCAGTCTCGTCACCTGGGAGTTCAGGGAGAATCTTGATGGTTCACTAGTCTCGATCACCAACCAGGTCACGTCGTTCGTCGGCCAAGAAATGATAGATGGCACTCGGAATGGTCACTCGATTGCTCTGAACCAGCTCGCGACGCTGCTCGAGAACTAA
- a CDS encoding SgcJ/EcaC family oxidoreductase — translation MIAEDPSGRTGFRPEGIAEGFAAAWNAGDADALAALFVEDADFVNVVGLWWKSRGRIRAAHEYGFRRIFAGSQMSLEEVRVRELGEGVAVVHARWTLEGQSPAPDESAETSAGTRQGIISFTVTQQPPTSENDDGAWLAVSAQNTDRVPGAETLTAEGQSLRATAYQDLSGAPPS, via the coding sequence ATGATCGCGGAGGACCCCAGTGGCAGGACCGGCTTCCGTCCCGAGGGAATTGCTGAGGGTTTCGCCGCAGCATGGAACGCTGGCGACGCCGATGCCCTCGCGGCGCTGTTCGTCGAGGACGCAGACTTCGTCAACGTGGTGGGACTGTGGTGGAAGAGCCGGGGACGGATCCGGGCCGCCCACGAGTACGGTTTCCGCCGGATCTTCGCCGGTTCCCAGATGAGCCTCGAGGAAGTGCGGGTCCGCGAGCTGGGGGAGGGCGTCGCCGTCGTCCACGCGCGCTGGACTTTGGAGGGTCAGTCGCCCGCGCCGGACGAGAGCGCCGAGACCTCCGCTGGAACACGGCAGGGCATCATCAGTTTCACCGTCACGCAGCAGCCGCCCACATCCGAGAACGACGACGGCGCCTGGCTGGCCGTCAGTGCGCAGAACACCGACCGGGTGCCCGGCGCAGAGACGCTGACCGCCGAGGGTCAGTCCCTGCGGGCGACGGCCTATCAGGACCTCAGCGGCGCGCCTCCCAGTTGA
- a CDS encoding SOS response-associated peptidase → MCGRYVMAKDTGDLADELNRAHLGPVQPPAFELAPNWNIAPTSTVAILVERYDQDGTLRRELHPARWGLLPVWAKDMTFSSRTFNARSETVASKPSFRSAAKARRCAVPAEAYYEWKAGGAKKRPHAIHSADGFPLVFAGLYEWWKDNEAEARGEPDPWILSCTILTGPSPETGQAADGVLSELAELHDRIPLAMTPEFAAQWIHPGEKSPDELDVMIEQLRGDILTVAADWEIYEVDPDVGNVRNNGPELLTPAPTLWE, encoded by the coding sequence ATGTGTGGACGCTATGTCATGGCCAAGGACACCGGGGACCTCGCCGACGAGCTGAACCGTGCGCACCTCGGGCCCGTCCAGCCTCCGGCGTTCGAACTGGCGCCCAACTGGAACATCGCGCCCACCTCCACGGTGGCCATCCTGGTGGAGCGCTATGACCAGGACGGAACCCTCCGACGTGAGCTGCACCCGGCCCGCTGGGGACTCCTCCCGGTCTGGGCCAAGGACATGACATTCAGCTCGCGGACCTTCAACGCGCGCTCCGAGACAGTCGCCTCCAAGCCCAGTTTCCGCTCGGCCGCGAAGGCACGCCGATGCGCGGTTCCCGCCGAGGCCTACTACGAATGGAAGGCCGGGGGAGCCAAGAAGCGACCCCACGCGATCCACTCGGCGGACGGTTTCCCCCTGGTCTTCGCCGGACTCTACGAATGGTGGAAGGACAATGAAGCCGAGGCCCGGGGAGAGCCAGATCCGTGGATCCTGTCCTGCACCATCCTCACCGGCCCCTCACCCGAGACGGGACAGGCGGCCGACGGCGTCCTCAGTGAACTCGCGGAGCTCCACGACCGCATCCCGCTGGCCATGACTCCAGAGTTCGCCGCGCAGTGGATCCACCCAGGGGAGAAGAGCCCCGATGAGCTGGACGTCATGATCGAGCAGCTTCGCGGTGACATCCTCACGGTCGCCGCGGACTGGGAGATCTACGAGGTCGACCCCGACGTCGGCAACGTGCGGAACAACGGTCCGGAACTCCTCACGCCGGCACCAACGCTCTGGGAGTGA